The proteins below come from a single Deinococcus aerolatus genomic window:
- a CDS encoding sugar transferase — protein MKKLLYLVTIPLSARAFLWGQLQHFSQHGYDVHLASSPAPRDELLTVAHREGVQAHFVPLAREISLKHDVLALADTWKLLRQLKPSVTNVGTPKAGLIGGMAATLSGVPARVYTLHGLRLETVQGPKRHLLVWMERLACACAHRVVCVSPSLQKRAVELKLVPAAKTLVLGSGTSNGVSVERYLPSATMLQQAGELGMMLGLSPDALTVGFVGRFVKDKGIAELLGAFEQLYAVNSRLRLLLLGDYEEGDPVPAELRQTIETHPGVIWAGFVADPAPYYQLMNVLALPTYREGFPTVPLEAAAAGKPVVATNATGAMDAVVDGVTGFTVPVGDTEALTDALRRLLNDKALAVQFGHAGQERVLREFQPQHVWEAMDRLYQDLLAEARTRKGQHLKRAVDVVVAGVGLAVLGLPMLALGGVVRLKLGSPILFSQKRPGLHAQPFIMHKFRTMRDAVDSHGQPLPDSERMTPLGRFLRASSMDELPGLFNVLRGDMSLVGPRPLLMEYLDRYTPEQARRHEVRPGITGWAQVNGRNAIAWDEKFRLDVWYVENRSLALDLKILWTTVQKVFKREGISAAGEATMPKFMGTPSNET, from the coding sequence GTGAAGAAACTCTTATATCTGGTTACCATCCCACTTAGCGCCCGCGCCTTCTTGTGGGGTCAGTTGCAACACTTCAGCCAGCACGGCTATGACGTTCACCTCGCCTCATCGCCTGCCCCCCGAGACGAATTGCTGACGGTGGCACATCGTGAAGGAGTTCAGGCCCATTTCGTCCCACTGGCGCGTGAAATCTCCTTGAAACACGATGTGCTGGCATTGGCAGACACCTGGAAGCTACTGCGGCAGCTTAAGCCCAGCGTAACCAATGTAGGAACGCCCAAAGCGGGATTGATTGGTGGCATGGCGGCAACACTTTCGGGGGTTCCAGCACGCGTCTACACCCTGCACGGTCTGCGCCTGGAAACAGTCCAGGGACCGAAGCGACACCTGTTGGTCTGGATGGAGCGACTGGCCTGTGCATGTGCCCACCGGGTGGTGTGCGTGAGTCCAAGCCTGCAGAAGCGGGCTGTGGAATTAAAACTGGTTCCTGCAGCAAAAACGCTGGTTCTTGGTTCGGGAACGTCCAATGGGGTTTCTGTCGAACGTTACCTTCCATCTGCCACGATGCTGCAGCAAGCCGGAGAGTTGGGGATGATGCTCGGTCTTTCCCCCGACGCTTTGACGGTAGGATTCGTGGGCCGTTTTGTTAAGGACAAGGGAATTGCTGAACTACTTGGAGCTTTTGAACAACTTTATGCCGTCAACTCTCGTCTGCGCCTGCTGCTACTGGGCGATTATGAGGAAGGCGATCCGGTTCCCGCTGAACTCCGCCAGACCATTGAAACCCATCCCGGCGTGATCTGGGCCGGGTTTGTCGCTGATCCTGCACCTTACTACCAGCTCATGAACGTCCTGGCCCTGCCCACTTACCGTGAAGGCTTTCCAACCGTTCCCCTAGAAGCTGCCGCCGCTGGAAAGCCTGTGGTTGCCACTAATGCAACGGGCGCAATGGACGCCGTCGTGGACGGTGTGACCGGTTTTACGGTGCCGGTGGGCGACACTGAGGCCCTGACCGACGCACTGCGGCGGCTGCTGAACGATAAAGCGCTGGCCGTGCAATTCGGACATGCTGGACAGGAGCGTGTTCTGCGCGAGTTCCAACCCCAGCATGTCTGGGAGGCCATGGACAGGCTTTATCAGGACCTTCTTGCTGAAGCCCGGACCCGGAAGGGTCAACACCTCAAACGGGCGGTAGACGTGGTAGTGGCGGGCGTTGGACTGGCCGTTCTGGGGCTGCCCATGCTTGCGCTTGGTGGCGTGGTGCGTCTCAAGCTCGGCTCCCCTATCCTGTTCAGCCAGAAACGCCCTGGATTACACGCTCAGCCCTTCATCATGCATAAGTTCCGCACTATGCGTGACGCGGTAGACAGCCACGGTCAGCCGCTCCCCGACAGTGAACGCATGACGCCGCTGGGCCGCTTTCTGCGTGCGTCTTCAATGGACGAACTGCCCGGCTTGTTTAATGTCCTGCGCGGCGACATGAGCCTGGTCGGACCACGTCCTCTGCTGATGGAATACCTGGACCGCTATACGCCCGAGCAGGCGCGGCGACACGAGGTCCGTCCCGGTATTACCGGCTGGGCGCAAGTTAATGGACGGAATGCGATCGCCTGGGACGAGAAGTTCAGGCTGGATGTGTGGTATGTGGAAAATCGCAGCCTTGCGCTGGACCTGAAAATTTTGTGGACGACGGTACAGAAGGTATTTAAGCGAGAGGGCATCAGTGCGGCTGGAGAAGCCACCATGCCCAAATTCATGGGCACACCCAGCAACGAGACATGA
- a CDS encoding acetyltransferase, with translation MSGILVVGAGGHAKVVIATLRAAGLDVAGVLDDRAESWGTSILGCSVLGGLDQLERLADRAVIAIGSNAARLDIATRFPDTEWTSAIHPAATVHESVRVGPGTVIFAGAVIQPDTVLGRHVIVNTGATVDHDCVLGDYAHAAPGVHLAGTVRLEEGVFLGVGCAVTPGITVGRWTTVGAGGVVVRSLPANAVAVGIPARPRKETIPT, from the coding sequence ATGAGCGGGATTCTGGTGGTAGGCGCAGGAGGACATGCCAAGGTGGTGATCGCCACTTTACGCGCGGCAGGACTGGATGTGGCTGGGGTATTAGATGACCGTGCCGAGTCTTGGGGCACATCAATACTGGGCTGTAGCGTGCTCGGCGGACTGGATCAACTGGAGCGTTTGGCAGACCGCGCCGTCATCGCCATCGGCAGCAATGCGGCGCGGCTGGACATTGCGACCCGGTTTCCAGACACAGAATGGACCTCAGCCATTCACCCTGCAGCCACCGTCCATGAAAGTGTGAGGGTGGGGCCAGGAACCGTCATTTTTGCAGGCGCGGTGATCCAGCCAGACACCGTGCTGGGACGGCATGTCATCGTGAATACAGGTGCAACCGTTGATCATGACTGCGTTCTGGGGGATTACGCGCATGCGGCCCCTGGCGTCCATCTGGCAGGCACAGTCCGATTGGAGGAAGGTGTCTTTTTAGGCGTCGGCTGCGCGGTCACTCCGGGTATAACGGTGGGACGCTGGACGACAGTGGGTGCGGGCGGCGTGGTGGTTCGGTCCTTGCCCGCCAATGCTGTAGCCGTGGGCATACCTGCCCGACCAAGAAAGGAGACAATACCGACATGA
- a CDS encoding LptF/LptG family permease, whose protein sequence is MKLFERYVLAEILPLLLGALSAVIVLLVLAALQDVIAPLLAKGADPVLVARVLALNVPEAAARALPIALMFATLLGLSRLSSDSELKGALAAGIPATRLLRPVLALGLGVTVLAFALGEGLVPRAKVQERKVKQEIVFDNPRVIGLDGTGADGQSIVLRDALNRAISVGKIGPGGTLEDLRIVTMQPGLPPREVITAARGRLLPGSNVLELQDGRRVTYQDARPVTVLTFKSGSLPVQDVQADLDAGGGELKAIYTPLRELWAKTAQYRVQGVRSPADFTALHRKFAEPLAALALAFFAVSLAVFTFRSGRDLGLVWALLLTFAYYATWSVFRVMGENGAVSGAVAAYAPDLIAVVAGAALLWRTGRR, encoded by the coding sequence GTGAAACTGTTTGAGCGCTACGTCCTGGCCGAGATTCTGCCCCTGCTGCTGGGCGCACTGTCCGCCGTGATTGTGCTGCTGGTGCTGGCCGCGCTGCAGGACGTGATCGCGCCGCTTCTGGCCAAGGGGGCCGATCCGGTGCTGGTGGCGCGCGTGCTGGCGCTGAACGTGCCGGAGGCCGCCGCCCGCGCCCTGCCGATTGCGCTGATGTTCGCCACGCTGCTGGGCCTGTCGCGCCTGAGCAGCGATTCGGAGCTGAAGGGCGCCCTGGCCGCCGGGATTCCGGCCACCCGGCTGCTGCGCCCGGTGCTGGCGCTGGGCCTGGGCGTGACCGTGCTGGCCTTCGCGCTGGGCGAGGGGCTGGTGCCGCGCGCCAAGGTGCAGGAGCGCAAGGTCAAGCAGGAGATCGTCTTCGACAACCCGCGCGTGATCGGCCTGGACGGGACAGGGGCGGATGGCCAGAGCATCGTGCTGCGGGACGCCCTGAACCGGGCCATCAGCGTGGGAAAGATTGGCCCCGGCGGCACGCTGGAAGACCTGCGGATCGTGACCATGCAGCCGGGCCTGCCCCCGCGCGAGGTGATCACCGCCGCCCGTGGCCGCCTGCTGCCGGGCAGCAATGTGCTGGAGTTGCAGGATGGCCGCCGCGTGACCTACCAGGACGCGCGCCCGGTGACGGTGCTGACCTTCAAGTCCGGCAGCCTGCCGGTGCAGGACGTGCAGGCCGATCTGGACGCGGGCGGCGGCGAGCTGAAGGCGATCTACACGCCGCTGCGCGAGCTGTGGGCGAAGACCGCCCAGTACCGCGTGCAGGGGGTCCGCTCGCCCGCCGACTTCACGGCGCTGCACCGCAAGTTTGCCGAGCCGCTGGCGGCCCTGGCGCTGGCCTTCTTCGCGGTCAGTCTGGCGGTGTTCACCTTCCGCAGCGGGCGTGACCTGGGGCTGGTGTGGGCGCTGCTGCTGACGTTTGCGTACTACGCCACCTGGAGCGTGTTCCGGGTGATGGGCGAGAATGGGGCGGTGTCCGGCGCGGTGGCCGCCTACGCCCCGGACCTGATCGCTGTGGTGGCCGGGGCGGCGCTGCTGTGGCGGACGGGACGGCGTTGA
- a CDS encoding LptF/LptG family permease, with amino-acid sequence MPILTRTVLGEIARWYLGGVALFLTLLMTDALSSTVGKLLIYDPPPAQALAAFLSILPQSLNKTLVLAVPFSILLAFSRMQRDNELKAILASGIRPLSLVWPLALPFALVGVLAYVNAGTLVPAGLANWDRAWFTIYDQPLPPPQQEKYTYAPPGALFYAGRVSADSAGSSVAQLSGVMVQRGDETITAQFGTWDSGLQTWTLSNAWITRPGQNPRQSPTDVVIAQTDTLRPPPPAAQQVSNAELRAALAGDTLGRKGRRDYTFQLAARVADPATPVVFALAAGMLGLLIRNRAAAFAAVLVFIVCFYILWTTMPGLAGAGALNPTLAAWVPNLAFLLLAGGLAWRLR; translated from the coding sequence GTGCCCATCTTGACCCGAACCGTACTCGGCGAGATCGCCCGCTGGTATCTGGGGGGCGTGGCGCTGTTCCTGACCCTGCTGATGACCGACGCCCTGAGCAGCACGGTGGGCAAGCTGCTGATCTATGATCCGCCGCCCGCACAGGCGCTGGCCGCCTTCCTGTCGATCCTGCCGCAGAGCCTGAACAAGACGCTGGTGCTGGCGGTGCCGTTCTCGATTCTGCTGGCCTTCTCGCGCATGCAGCGCGACAATGAACTCAAGGCGATCCTGGCCAGCGGCATCCGCCCGCTGAGTCTGGTGTGGCCGCTGGCGCTGCCGTTCGCGCTGGTGGGCGTGCTGGCCTACGTCAACGCGGGCACGCTGGTCCCGGCGGGGCTGGCGAACTGGGACCGCGCGTGGTTCACCATCTACGATCAGCCGCTGCCGCCGCCGCAGCAGGAGAAATACACCTACGCCCCGCCCGGGGCCCTGTTCTACGCCGGACGCGTGAGCGCCGATAGCGCGGGAAGTTCGGTGGCGCAGCTGAGCGGCGTGATGGTGCAGCGCGGCGACGAGACCATCACGGCGCAGTTCGGCACCTGGGACTCGGGCCTCCAGACCTGGACCCTCAGCAACGCCTGGATCACGCGTCCCGGCCAGAACCCCCGCCAGTCGCCCACCGATGTGGTGATCGCGCAGACCGACACCCTGCGCCCGCCGCCGCCTGCCGCCCAGCAGGTCAGCAACGCCGAGCTGCGCGCCGCGCTGGCCGGCGACACCCTGGGCCGCAAGGGGCGGCGCGACTACACCTTCCAGCTGGCCGCCCGCGTCGCGGACCCGGCCACCCCGGTGGTGTTCGCCCTGGCCGCCGGGATGCTGGGCCTGCTGATCCGCAACCGCGCCGCCGCCTTCGCCGCCGTGCTGGTGTTTATCGTGTGCTTCTACATCCTGTGGACCACCATGCCGGGGCTGGCCGGGGCTGGGGCGCTGAACCCCACGCTGGCCGCCTGGGTGCCCAACCTGGCCTTCCTGCTGCTGGCGGGCGGGCTGGCCTGGAGGCTGAGGTGA
- a CDS encoding DegT/DnrJ/EryC1/StrS family aminotransferase: MTHTAPKQLDRTLAPWPAFESDEIEAVSEIMRSGKVNYWTGTEGREFEKEYAAVLGVPHAIALHNGTLALELALYALGVAAGDEVITTPRTFIASASAAVMRGAVPVMAEVDRDSGNITAETIRAVLTPRTRAIIVVHLAGWPADMDPIMALAREHNLFVIEDCAQAHGAKYHGQHVGTIGHMGCFSFCQDKIMTTGGEGGLLVTRDEALWSKAWAFKDHGKSYDAVYHKEHPLGFRWLHESFGTNWRMLEVQAAIGRLQLQKLPAWTAQRQRNAAVLAGRFSALPALRVPTIPEGSESAQYKFYVYVRPELLRAGWDRDRIMAEVVARGAPCYTGTCSEIYLEKAFTDAGLGPKERLPVARELGETSLMFLVHPPLSEADMNAVADVAGEVVREATRPEA, encoded by the coding sequence ATGACCCACACCGCCCCCAAACAACTCGACCGCACGCTGGCCCCCTGGCCCGCTTTTGAATCCGACGAGATTGAGGCCGTCTCGGAAATCATGCGCTCCGGCAAGGTCAACTACTGGACCGGCACCGAGGGCCGCGAGTTCGAGAAGGAATATGCCGCCGTGCTGGGCGTGCCGCACGCCATCGCCCTGCACAACGGCACGCTGGCGCTGGAGCTGGCGCTGTACGCCCTTGGCGTGGCGGCGGGTGACGAGGTGATCACCACGCCGCGCACCTTTATCGCCTCAGCCAGCGCCGCCGTGATGCGCGGAGCGGTGCCCGTGATGGCCGAGGTGGACCGCGACAGCGGCAACATCACTGCCGAGACCATCCGCGCCGTGCTGACCCCGCGCACGCGGGCGATCATCGTGGTGCATCTGGCTGGCTGGCCCGCCGACATGGACCCGATCATGGCGCTGGCCCGCGAACACAACCTGTTTGTCATCGAGGACTGCGCCCAGGCCCACGGCGCGAAGTACCACGGGCAGCATGTAGGCACCATTGGGCACATGGGCTGCTTCTCCTTCTGTCAGGACAAGATCATGACCACCGGCGGCGAGGGCGGCCTGCTAGTCACCCGCGACGAGGCGCTATGGAGCAAAGCCTGGGCTTTCAAGGACCACGGCAAGAGCTACGACGCCGTGTACCACAAGGAGCATCCGCTGGGTTTTCGCTGGCTGCACGAGTCCTTTGGCACCAACTGGCGCATGCTGGAAGTACAGGCCGCGATTGGGCGTCTGCAGTTGCAAAAGCTGCCTGCATGGACGGCGCAGCGTCAGCGCAACGCGGCGGTGCTGGCCGGGCGTTTCTCGGCACTGCCTGCCCTGCGCGTGCCCACCATTCCTGAAGGCTCCGAAAGTGCTCAGTACAAGTTCTACGTGTACGTGCGTCCCGAATTGCTGCGTGCAGGCTGGGACCGGGACCGGATCATGGCCGAGGTGGTGGCGCGCGGCGCACCGTGCTACACCGGCACCTGCTCCGAGATCTACCTGGAAAAAGCGTTCACGGACGCCGGACTGGGACCGAAGGAACGGCTGCCGGTGGCCCGTGAGCTGGGCGAGACCTCGCTGATGTTCCTGGTGCATCCCCCGCTCAGCGAGGCAGATATGAACGCGGTGGCAGATGTAGCGGGAGAGGTGGTTCGGGAAGCGACGCGCCCGGAGGCCTGA
- a CDS encoding GGDEF domain-containing protein, producing the protein MRLPAQVRSGRPAPPRTPGQTAGSPDTPAPLTAATPLIPPGDELRYALHRRLALASLTCGLPVLTIMGVLEARSPSASAQLLGLYAVMALLCVWGILRVLRRSRLEGALRTIVAFNVVFVAVQAYAAGAGQSASAAQTGFSMLLMLIANSVLGYLVFEARRAGLLALGSFALAVVAGLLGFSRHGGTDMALPSVQLYLSTGTILLLLHALAWYKSRFVSQAQEQLRLEHEARTDPLTGLPNRRHLYQQIAALLEPAGEDQPEPEPRGSVIMFDIDHFKRVNDLHGHLAGDSALAHVAGLLRASAQAGETPGRWGGEEFMLVLPGLDEAGALRRAQTLRDLLHASLHPQVGLLTASFGVSACRASDDLSRLVARADVAMYRAKAGGRDRIEAASSGGP; encoded by the coding sequence ATGCGACTTCCGGCTCAGGTCCGGTCTGGCCGTCCGGCACCGCCCCGGACCCCGGGTCAGACCGCCGGCAGCCCCGACACGCCCGCGCCCCTCACCGCCGCCACACCGCTGATCCCGCCGGGCGATGAACTGCGGTACGCCCTGCACCGGCGGCTGGCGCTGGCGTCCCTGACCTGCGGGCTGCCGGTGCTCACGATCATGGGCGTGTTGGAGGCCCGCAGTCCCTCGGCCAGCGCCCAGCTGCTGGGGCTGTACGCCGTGATGGCCCTGCTGTGCGTGTGGGGCATCCTGCGGGTGCTGCGGCGCAGCCGACTGGAGGGCGCGCTCAGGACCATCGTGGCCTTCAACGTGGTGTTTGTCGCCGTGCAGGCGTACGCGGCCGGGGCCGGCCAGTCGGCCAGCGCCGCGCAGACCGGCTTCAGCATGCTGCTGATGCTGATTGCCAACTCGGTGCTGGGCTACCTGGTGTTCGAGGCCCGCCGCGCCGGACTGCTGGCGCTGGGCAGCTTCGCGCTGGCGGTGGTGGCCGGCCTGCTGGGCTTCAGCCGTCACGGGGGCACGGACATGGCGCTGCCCAGTGTGCAGCTGTACCTGTCCACCGGCACCATCCTGCTGCTGCTGCACGCCCTGGCGTGGTACAAGTCCCGCTTCGTCTCCCAGGCCCAGGAGCAGCTGCGGCTGGAACACGAGGCGCGCACCGATCCCCTGACCGGGCTGCCCAACCGCCGCCACTTGTACCAGCAGATTGCCGCCCTGCTGGAGCCTGCCGGGGAGGACCAGCCGGAACCGGAGCCGCGGGGCAGCGTGATCATGTTCGACATCGACCACTTCAAGCGCGTCAACGACCTGCACGGCCACCTGGCCGGCGACAGCGCCCTGGCCCACGTCGCGGGGCTGCTGCGGGCTTCGGCACAGGCCGGCGAGACGCCGGGCCGTTGGGGTGGCGAGGAGTTCATGCTGGTGCTGCCGGGCCTGGACGAGGCGGGGGCGCTGCGCCGGGCGCAGACCCTGCGGGACCTGCTGCACGCCTCGCTCCACCCGCAGGTCGGGCTGCTGACCGCCAGCTTCGGCGTCAGCGCCTGCCGTGCGAGCGATGACCTGAGCCGACTGGTGGCGCGGGCCGACGTGGCGATGTACCGCGCCAAGGCGGGGGGACGTGACCGGATCGAGGCGGCCTCCAGCGGCGGCCCCTGA
- the ddrC gene encoding DNA damage response protein DdrC, translating into MKNAPLTLDFGTVRLPISADGLLLAAPALAQLGLAGTDWTTLAAEHGLASPTRDFGAGPEATLSLAEFTRLAFVLDTPQARRWRRRAQDLLTRAMGGDVKLAAQIAERSTDPEARRWLAARLESTGARRELMATVARHGGEGNVYGQLGSISNRSVLGMDSAGIRRLRGVRATRDGLSSTELLRMAYLDAATTQAITERGAHGNAAILQLHERLARHERRGWAGEGWSANAGGSSQAG; encoded by the coding sequence ATGAAAAACGCTCCGCTGACCCTTGATTTCGGCACCGTCCGGCTGCCCATCAGCGCCGACGGACTGCTGCTCGCCGCCCCGGCCCTGGCCCAGCTGGGCCTGGCCGGGACCGACTGGACCACGCTGGCCGCCGAACACGGGCTGGCCTCGCCCACCCGCGACTTCGGCGCCGGCCCCGAGGCCACCCTGAGCCTGGCCGAATTCACGCGGCTGGCCTTCGTGCTGGACACCCCGCAGGCGCGGCGCTGGCGCCGGCGGGCGCAGGACCTGCTGACCCGCGCCATGGGCGGCGACGTGAAACTGGCCGCCCAGATCGCCGAGCGCAGCACCGACCCGGAAGCGCGGCGCTGGCTGGCCGCCCGGCTGGAAAGCACCGGCGCCCGGCGCGAGCTGATGGCCACCGTGGCCCGCCACGGCGGCGAGGGCAACGTGTACGGGCAGCTGGGCAGCATCAGCAACCGCAGCGTGCTGGGCATGGACAGCGCTGGCATCCGCCGCCTGCGCGGCGTGCGGGCCACTCGCGACGGCCTGAGCAGCACCGAGCTGCTGCGCATGGCCTACCTGGATGCCGCCACCACCCAGGCCATCACCGAGCGCGGCGCCCACGGCAACGCCGCCATCCTGCAGCTGCACGAGCGGCTGGCCCGCCACGAGCGCCGGGGCTGGGCCGGTGAGGGCTGGAGCGCGAACGCCGGCGGGTCCTCGCAGGCGGGGTAG